Genomic segment of Mercurialis annua linkage group LG6, ddMerAnnu1.2, whole genome shotgun sequence:
GGATAGAAGAGCTCGCCGAGAGAAAGAGGTGCGGGAGAAGGAGGCTCTCGCCCAGGCTGTCTCTGTGAAACTCTCCGAGGTTGGGAAGGGGCCTCAAGAGAAGGTGGGCGATGTTCCTTCCAAGACCAGAGATAAGCTGTCTTCTTCCCAGAAGGATGATGGTTCTGCCCCAAATCCTCCTGCTGCTTCCAGGGTGGTGCTTCCTGGTTTTGCAATTAGGGAGCCTGTTCTGAGTCCTCCTTCCGCTGCTGTTCCCTCTTACACTGGTAAAGGGAAAAACAAGGTGGAGGTTCCCTCGAAGGATAAGAAGTCTAAGTCcattcctcctcctcctccagcTGTAATGACTGCTTCTTCGGGCTCGAAGAGACGAGCTCCTTCTTCTGGGGGCGAGGATGTTGCTGAGGAGGGTCCTTCCATGAAGAAGCCGCGGAAGGACGTTATGGTGACTCAGGTCGACCTTATCCTTCAAAAGTACGGGATGGAGGCCACTAGCCGTTGTCCGGCTGTTGCGGCTGACATCTTTAGGGGTTCTTGCTGCCCTTCTGATGTCGATTATTATCTGAAAAGGTCGGACGACGTGCTGATCGACGACTGCTTTACCGGCCTGCTAAGGGTGATTATTTTCGTGCCTTTTTTCCTCCCCttccctttttcttttttttttttaacttttttttattttgtttctagaCCGGTTTCGCCCTCCGCCAATATCGCTCAAACCGTCTGAATGACGAGGATGTGCTAGTCAAGCTGAGGGCGGAGTACAAGCTTTTGAAGGGGAAGCATGACTCCCTTAAAGCCGAGCATGGTGGGTGTGCTCCTAAGCAAACCTCTCTTCTCGCCGATGTGGATCGGTTGTCGAAAGAAAGGGAGAATGCCGTTAAGCAGCAGCAGGCGCTATCTGCTGAGGTCGCCCGCCTTAAAAAGGAGAATAAGAGTTTATCGGCGGAGGTGGTGATCAAGGGGAGTGATTATGAGGAGCTAAAAAAGGAGTTTGACACCACCGTCCTGGCTCTTACTGATAAGGTGTCTGCTGCTGAGAAGAAGCTTTATTTAAAGCGGGGTCGGCTGACTCGTGAGAAGGAAAGGCGTCGCCGCAATACCGCCCAGCTGGCCAACGATCTGACTGATTTTACTGAGGCCATTGTGGGTACTTACTTAGAGCGTCATCCTGATGGTGACGTTGACTTTTTGTACGGCTTTCCTTCTGGGGTCAACAGTGAGAGCGAGCCAGATTCCCCCGAAGACTTGtttgtttccatcaagtctgaaaaGGGTGGAAGTGTTGCTGAGGTCGCTAAGCAGTCTGCCCAAGGGGCCCAGGAACCTGCCAAGGCTGGCGAGAAGCCTCTCGTTCCTGGTTTGGGAGGTAGTCCTGAGGAGAAGgattttggtttgattatttCTTCTGAGCGCCCTTATGCTGCTCTGGAGTTATTGGATAGGCCCTCTGATTTGGATTCTATTCTTCCCGGGGCCGATCCTCTTAGTCTAGCCGACGTCCCTTCTCCTACCCGGTCTGGCAACATTGTTGTCGCTGCTTCTTCCGCTGTGGGGAATTCGCAGGAAGTATTATCTGACCCCGCTGCTTCCGAGGTTGTTAAGGGAGCTCTCCCTGAGAAGACTGAGGATGTGAAGCTTTAGGAGCCCCTCcatttttcctcttttttttttgttatgtactttgtacatttgtatattttcttttgttaggaattttatttttcctttgtaatttttgtggGGCGTTTTTTACCtcctttttaatatatatcttttttgcATCCTTTATATTTGAGATAGCTAGTTTCTGTGTTCTCTTTATTTTGGGCGATATATATTTTGATCGTGTATTTTCCTTTTTGGGAATGAACTCGTCAGTTCTCCTctttggaaatattttaaataatcaataattatGGTAAAGAGACGATATCTGCGGAAATTCCATGTCCGAGCAagggtaaattaaaatacttgcatGAATTCAAATACAATATCGTGATGAAATATCACTTGTAGAAATTGAAACACAATACTGTGATTAACATCACTTGGAGAAATTGAAATACAATACTGTGATTAACATCACTTGGAGAAATTGAAATACAATATCGAAACTAAACATCGCTTGGCTAATTATGTTAATTCTTAAGGAATAACTAATCATGTTGGACGGTGACCCATTGTCGCTAAATCTTCCTCAAGTTGTTGGCGTTCCATGTTCTTGGTATGATTCTTCCCATGGAGTTGATGAGCTTAAATGTTCCTTCCTTAATGACCTCACTGATGGTgtaaggtccttcccagtttggcTGCAGTTTTCCGCTTCCtgcttctccttttttgacTTCGGTCTTCCGCATGACGAGGTCGCctagtttgaattttcttttctttacatggctgttgaaatgtttggccatcTTTTGTCTGTAAGCTTCCATCCTGATATCTGATCTGTTGACTTTTTCAACTAGGAGATCCAGATTGTTCCTGAGCTCTTCTTCGTTTTCTTCTAGGTTTAGCTGGTTGTCCTCTGTCCTTGGCGTGGGTGCGCCGATCTCTACAGGAATTACAGCCTCCGTTCCATAAGCTAGGGCGAATGGAGTTTCGCCCGTTGATTCTCTAGGGGTGGTACGGTAGTTCCATAGGACGCTGTAGAGTTCTTCTACCCATCTTCCTTTGTATTCGTCTAATCTTCTTTTTAGTCCGGCCAGTAGAATCCTGTTGGCCACTTCGGTTTGCCCATTTGATTGTGGATGATAAACCGAGGTGAACCtcaaattaatttgatattcgGCACAGAACTTTCTGAATTTCGCTGAGTCGAACTGCTTTCCATTGTCTGTGATTAGCACCTTCGGTATTCCAAACCTGCACAAGATAgatctaaagaaaaagttagttatGCGTTGCTGGGTGATCTTCGCCAGTGGTTCTGCTTCTATCCACTTAGTGAAGTGGTCGATTGCCACTACCAAGAACTTCCGTTGTCCTGTAGCCAAAGGGAGAGGTCCTAGGATATCCATACCCCACTGGGCGAAGGGCCACGCACTGCCGATCGGTTTCATTTCTGAAGCTTGCTTTCTTGGTACCAAAGCATGTTGCTGGCAAGGCCAGCATCCTCTTACTAGCGTTGTAGCTTGTTCTTTCATCGTGGGCCAATAATAGCCTTGTAACAGGGCTTTCCTGACCAGTCTTGATGCTCCGTCATGTGCTCCGCAAGTCCCCTCATGTAATTCTTTCATGATGTACTCTCCTTCTTCTTTGTTCACACATCTTAGCCAGGGATGGGTGAACGACCGTTTGTACAGCTGGCCATTGTATATTCCGAACTTTGATGATAGTATTACTATTCTTTTGGCTTCCTTTCTATCCTCAGGGAGTATTCCATTAGCCAAGTATGCTGTGAGGGGGGTCATCCAGGTTTCTTCTCCTTCTACCATCAGTACTTCGccttcttcaatttcttcttgGAAGCTAGGCTGTCGTTTGATTTCATGAGGAATGTTTCTCATTGAATCGTAATTCTTTGTTGCTGCCCACTTTGCCAATTCGTCTGATCTTCCATTCATTGCTCTCGGTATTTGCTGTAACGACCAGGATCGCCCATTATTGGCAAAGAAGGTTTTGGCTTGCCTGACGTATTTCTTCAGTGTAGCTTCTTTTACTTCGAAGTTCCCTGAGACTTGGTTCACGACCAGTTGTGAATCACTATAGATCTGGACTTTGGAGATATTGAGTTCTTCGCACAATTGCAACCCTGTTATCAGCGCCTCATATTCCGCAACATTGTTGGAAGCTGGAAATTCGAGTCTTGCTGAGTATTCCATTTAGACTCTCCCTGGTCCTTTGAGCACGACTCCGATACCCGCTCCTTCTTCACAAACTGCTCCATCGATGTGTATCTCCCAGGGAGTCGTTTTGTCCTCCATGGGTTCCTTGAATGTTAATTCTGCGAAGAAGTCGGCTAGTGCCTGAGCTTTCAGTGCTTTTCGAGCTTCGTAGATAACGCCCAAGCTTCCTATTTTGACAGCCCATTCTGCTATGCGTCCACTTGTCTCCGCCTTCTGGAGGATTTTTCGTAATGGTTGGTCGGTCCGTACAATGACTTGGTGTCCTTCGAAGTAATATCGGAGCTTGATGGTGGCGGTGTATACACATAGCGCCAGCTTTTCCAATTTTGGGTATCTTAGCTCCGCATCTCTGAGCACTTTGCTAATGTAGTAGATCGGGTATTGTTCTCCTCCTTTTTCCGATACCAATACTCCTGCTATTGTTTCGTCAGAGCAcgagatgtataaatataacacgTCGCCCGGATCTGGTCTCGCCAAAAGTGGGGGTGAGGATAGGAAGCTTTTCAATTCCTCGAACGCCTGCTGGCATTCTGCTGTCCATGTGAAGTTCTTGATTTGTTTCAGGGTTTTGAAGAAAGGTaaacatcgtttggccgagCAAGACATGAATCGACCCAGGGCTGTGATCCGGCCGTTGAGTTTCTGGACTTCGTGAATAGTCCGGGGCGGTGCCATTTTCAAGACTGCTTCAATTTTATCTGGGTTGGCTTCAATCCCACGCTGGGAGACCATGTATCCCAAGAACTTTCCTGCTGGTACTCCAAATACACACTTCTCCGGATTTAGCTTTAATTGGTATCTTTTCAGCGTTTCTAAGACTACCTTCACATCCTCCGGATGGTCTTCTGCCCTGACACTCTTAATaatcatgtcatccacataaacttccatgtgtTTTCCAATCTGATCTCTGAATATGAAGTTCACCAACCGCTGATATGTGGCACCCGCGTTTTTTAGGCCGAACGGCATCATCTTATAACAAAATAACCCCTGGTCTGTTACGAAAGCCGTTTTTTCCTGGTCTTCTGATGCCATGGGTATTTGATGGTATCCTGCTTTGGCGTCCAGGAACGCGTATAGGGCGTGGCCCGCCGTGGAGTCTACTAATTGATCGATGCTTGGTAATGGGAAACTATCTTTAGGACATGCCTTGTTTAGATCTGTGAAGTCTACACACATTCGATAAGTGCCGTTGGACTTTTTCACCATTACTACGTTGGCCACCCACTTTGGGTAATAAGCATCTTTGATCACGTTTGCTTCCTTCAACTTGGCGATTTCTTCTGCAATGGCTAGCTGTTTTTCGGGCGAGtgtcttcttttcttttgtaccACAGGTTTTGAGTTGGCCGCTATGTTTAACCGATGGCATATGACATCCGGGTTTACTCCGATCAGATCTTCTGTTGTCCAGGCAAAGGAGTCTCCCAGTGTTCTGAGATTCTCTGTCAGAGACCGCTTGATCCCTTCCTCCAGCTCGTCTCCGACCACTATCTCTTTTCCTGGGGATAGCTCTATCTTCGTGGTTCGCCCATAATGTTCTGCCTTCTCTGTCCTTTCTGGAGGTTCCATTGTTAACACTGGCAAAGTTACGTGAACTTTTTTGAGAGCCGTGAAGTATGCCTCTCTTGCTGATTTCTGACATCCTCTGACTTCTGCATCGCCTTCCCTGGTCGGGATTTTCATCAGTAAGTACCTCACGCAAATGGATGCGCACGTGTCGTGTAGTAGTGGCCTTCCCAAGATTGCGTTATAGGCGAAGTCCATATTGACTACCATGAATTCCGCTCGGACTTCTTTATAGATTTCCCCATCCCCCAGTTGGATGCTTATCTCTAATGATCCTTCCACCTGTACAGATTTGCCTCCCAGTCCTACCAATGGAGTGGATACTCGTGTCAAACTTTCCTTTTTTAGTCCGATCCTTCCAAACACCTCCATCGTGATCATGTTGACCGAACTTCCCGTGTCTACAAGCATCCGGGATACTTCGAAATTGTTTAGTCGCCCCTTGACAACCAGGGCGTCTTCGTGGGGGAGTGATAAGCCATGGCTATCACCTTCTGAAAAAGATATGCTTCCAAACTTCTTTGCTTCTGGTGCACTTGGGCTGACAGAATAGACCGTCCTAGCCGCTTTCTTTCTTGTGGTGTTGCTGTCTCCTCCGGTTGATCCGCCCATTATCACGTTGACCACGCCTGCGGGGTCCGGCCTAGGTCTTCTGGTGgtctcttcttttctttctttctgctTCCATTTCCCTGGTTTcggcgtcccttttcacgaactGGGAAAGGGAGCCTCTTTCTATTAATTTCTCTATTTCTTCCTTCAGGTGCCAGCATTCATCTGTGGTGTGGCCGTTATCTCTGTGGAACTCACAGTATTTGCTGTTGTCCCTCTTGCTGGCTGATGAGGCATTCATTTTTCTTGGCCACCTGACCTTCTCCCGGTTGTCTTTCACCCAAAATAATACATTGGTTCTGGTAGTGTTTAGGGGGGTGTATCGCCTGTCCTCATCCGTTTTTCTCTTATTTCTGAAACGGTCGTTGCCTTTTTCCCCGAACCTTTTTCCTATGGGCGATCTATCCCCATTCCTTCTTTCTGAGAATGTTCTTTCTTCCGTCCGTCCATGCCGGTTTTCTATCTCTCTCAGTCCGTCATCCACCCGGATTTGTGTATGTGCGATGGTCATCAACGTAGTGAACgattttggtgatttagccAGCAATTCTTTTCTCAGGTCTGAATTAGTGGTCCCGTTGAGCAGTGCTGTATAGGCGATCTCCTGACTCAGTTCTTCTATCTGCATTGCCTCTTTGTTGAACCTTTCTATATATTCCTGAGTGTTTCCCCGTCTCTTTGCATGATGGCTAGCAGGTCTGTGGACAGCTTCTTTTGAGGGATGCATGCTATGAATCTGGCCTGAAATAAACCTGAGAATTGCTTGAATGTTTGAATCGAGCCCGGCTTCAAGCTTTGGTACCATTCCTGTGCCAGGCCTTTCAGGGTAGTGGGAAACAGTTTGCACAATACATGATCCAGGTTTGTCTGAACATTGATTACTGCTTGGAATTTATGCACATGGCTCTTGGGGCAACCGGTCCCATCATAAGATTCCAAATTTGGAGGATACTTGAATTTAGCAGGGAACTCGTGAGAGATGATGAGATCTGCAAGAGGTGAATCACTCCGAAGGGATGTATCTATGTCTTCACATCTTATCCCGAGCCTGCTCATGACCTGACGTACTCTTTCCTCCAGACGTTCTTCTCTTTCCTTGGGAGCGTGTTGTTATTCCATCCACCTTTCCTCGTCCGGGATTGTTATGGGGGCGTTTTGTCTCTGGGTAGAGTTGTCCGGCGTCTTTTCTAGTCCGAGCGGTTCCTTTCCCTTATCTATGGATGAGGTCGACTTCTCTGCAGATGATTTTGTTGATTTGGGCTCTTGCGATTGTAGCGATACTGTCTGTTTGATGTCTTTTAGTAAACTGGTGATCTCCAAGAAAGCTTTGAACATCGCCTGACTGCTGATGGGCTCTTCATTTGACGCTCCATTGATTGGAGGTGCCGTCTGTCTTATCGCCTGAGGGTCACTAGTTTCTCCTTCTTCACTGCCTGGGGGAAACAGATTTAGGGCCGGCGGTTCTGTTTCCCTGTCTCTTCTGTTGGTGGCTGGCGGGATATCATCTCCTGGGGGATCCATTCTGGAAAAGCAAAGTCTGAAAAATAAGGAACGACGAAACTAATAAGCTCCACGCTCACCGCACCGAatgatacaggtcgatcttaaagggtcgcccgtactgtttctcctgcacaagtaacagaTGTAAGCTCAAGGGACCCCAGGCTGGTTTAGCCTGGAAGCcgctccgatgcttaagtcaataAGGGTTTTTTAGTGAGTAAATGAGTGTTGAAGTGTTTAAGTCTTTTTCTGCATACCTTTCCCAACATTCTGCGGCTTCCTTTTATAGTGAGTTTATGGCAGTTGTCATCTGGTTaatcgtgggtttgtcccacgattTCTGATGATGGTTAAGGCACGTTctccgattatcccgggtagtggagATAAGGGAACGAAGTGGACGAGGTAAGTTTGATGTCGAACGGGCGAAGTCTGATTAAGACCGAGCTGGGCGATATTTATATCATATCTGGGCGATATTCCTTTCGGAGTGCAAAGTGGGCGAGTATAGCGTTTCctaggcgatgcttggagttcggATATTCTTAGGTCGGTATCAATAACCTAACTACAGGTCAGACCGGTAAACAATTTTAGCACGTATCTAAGAGCAAAAACCCTAGAAAATACACAACCATGGCCAAACCATAGACACGTCACACACATCACATCTGTCATTCAAATAAGCTAGAAACGCATCAATCACTCAAGAACACAATGCTGCACATCGATCTGAAGCTGGATCCCACGTCCGGATCACCAGAAAACGAGtcaaggactcagaacggtacttctgaggatCCAATCATGTTTTTATTACTTTTCATGTCATATTGATTATAATTGCTGAATAATTGTGTTTAGTATGCATTATTAGGTGTTGTTAGCTATTTTTCTCATAAACTGGCATAACTGCTCTTTGTAATGATATTCGCCATTTTCATAAGAAAACGATTAGAAGTACGTTTAGGGCTGTTTTAATGCATGATAAAACTCAATTCCAGATTTCATTCGATTTTGATACG
This window contains:
- the LOC126687774 gene encoding uncharacterized protein LOC126687774, translated to MSRLGIRCEDIDTSLRSDSPLADLIISHEFPAKFKYPPNLESYDGTDKPGSCIVQTVSHYPERPGTGMVPKLEAGLDSNIQAILRFISGQIHSMHPSKEAVHRPASHHAKRRGNTQEYIERFNKEAMQIEELSQEIAYTALLNGTTNSDLRKELLAKSPKSFTTLMTIAHTQIRVDDGLREIENRHGRTEERTFSERRNGDRSPIGKRFGEKGNDRFRNKRKTDEDRRYTPLNTTRTNVLFWVKDNREKVRWPRKMNASSASKRDNSKYCEFHRDNGHTTDECWHLKEEIEKLIERGSLSQFVKRDAETREMEAERKKRRDHQKT